Proteins encoded by one window of Macaca mulatta isolate MMU2019108-1 chromosome 10, T2T-MMU8v2.0, whole genome shotgun sequence:
- the MMP11 gene encoding stromelysin-3 yields MAPAAWLRSAAPRALLLPMLLLLLQPPPLLARALPPDTHHRHAERRGPQPWRAALLSSPAPAPATQEAPRPASGLRPPRCGVPDPPDGLSARNRQKRFVLSGGRWEKTDLTYRILRFPWQLVQEQVRQTMAEALKVWSDVTPLTFTEVHEGHADIMIDFARYWHGDDLPFDGPGGILAHAFFPKTHREGDVHFDYDETWTIGDDQGTDLLQVAAHEFGHVLGLQHTTAAKALMSAFYTFRYPLSLSPDDRRGIQHLYGQPRPTVTSRTPALGPQAGIDTNEIAPLEPDAPPDACEASFDAVSTIRGELFFFKAGFVWRLRGGQLQPGYPALASRHWQGLPSPVDAAFEDARGHIWFFQGAQYWVYDGEKPVLGPAPLTELGLVRFPVHAALVWGPEKNKIYFFRGRDYWRFHPSTRRVDSPVPRRATDWRGVPSEIDAAFQDADGYAYFLRGRLYWKFDPVKVKALEGFPRLVGPDFFGCAEPANTFL; encoded by the exons GACACCCACCACCGCCATGCCGAGAGGAGGGGGCCACAGCCCTGGCGTGCAGCCCTGCTCAGTAGCCCGGCGCCTGCCCCTGCCACGCAGGAGGCCCCCCGGCCTGCCAGTGGCCTTAGGCCTCCCCGCTGTGGCGTGCCTGACCCACCTGATGGGCTGAGTGCCCGCAACCGACAGAAGAGGTTCGTGCTGTCTGGCGGGCGCTGGGAGAAGACGGATCTCACCTACAG gATCCTTCGGTTCCCATGGCAGCTGGTGCAGGAGCAGGTGCGGCAGACGATGGCAGAGGCCTTAAAGGTATGGAGTGATGTGACACCACTCACCTTCACTGAGGTGCACGAGGGCCATGCTGACATCATGATCGACTTCGCCAG GTACTGGCATGGGGACGACCTGCCGTTTGATGGGCCTGGGGGCATCCTGGCCCATGCCTTCTTCCCTAAGACTCACCGAGAAGGGGATGTCCACTTCGACTATGATGAGACCTGGACTATCGGGGATGACCAGG GCACAGACCTGCTGCAGGTGGCAGCCCATGAATTTGGCCACGTACTGGGGCTGCAGCACACAACAGCCGCCAAGGCCCTGATGTCTGCCTTCTACACCTTCCGCTACCCGCTGAGTCTCAGCCCAGATGACCGCAGGGGCATTCAACACCTATATGGCCAGCCCCGGCCCACTGTTACCTCCAGGACCCCAGCCCTGGGCCCCCAGGCTGGGATAGACACCAATGAGATTGCACCGCTGGAG CCGGATGCCCCACCAGATGCCTGCGAGGCCTCCTTTGACGCGGTCTCCACCATCCGAGGCGAGCTCTTTTTCTTCAAAGCGGGCTTTGTGTGGCGCCTGCGTGGGGGCCAGCTGCAACCCGGCTACCCAGCACTGGCCTCTCGCCACTGGCAGGGACTGCCCAGCCCTGTGGACGCTGCCTTTGAGGATGCCCGGGGCCACATTTGGTTCTTCCAAG GTGCTCAGTACTGGGTGTATGACGGTGAAAAGCCAGTCCTGGGCCCCGCACCCCTCACTGAGCTGGGCCTGGTGAGGTTCCCGGTCCATGCCGCCTTGGTCTGGGGTCCTGAGAAGAACAAGATCTACTTCTTCCGAGGCAGGGACTACTGGCGTTTCCACCCCAGCACCCGGCGTGTAGACAGTCCCGTGCCCCGCAGGGCCACTGACTGGCGAGGGGTGCCCTCTGAGATCGACGCTGCCTTCCAGGATGCTGATG GTTATGCCTACTTCCTGCGCGGCCGCCTCTACTGGAAGTTTGACCCTGTGAAGGTGAAGGCTCTGGAAGGCTTCCCCCGTCTCGTGGGTCCCGACTTCTTCGGCTGTGCCGAGCCTGCCAACACTTTCCTCTGA